A single Schistocerca piceifrons isolate TAMUIC-IGC-003096 chromosome 6, iqSchPice1.1, whole genome shotgun sequence DNA region contains:
- the LOC124803229 gene encoding ornithine decarboxylase 1-like, translated as MQLGKLDERIHVMDASSNVWSVIKDIAESGVQEEAFYVCDIGDIISRHKEWKIKMPRVQPYYAVKCNDSLTVIEVLAALGTCFDCASKAEIDRVVSVGVDPSHIIFANPAKPGSHIRHAAAVGVDLMTFDSDCELHKIKTLFPTAKLVLRMRYDAAVAQCQLGNKFGCDPDSDAPRLMKLAQSLDLDIVGISFHVGSGCDDPPVFYKAISAARRLFDLGSALGFSMSLLDLGGGYPGNKGAHLDKIAEVVNSALGEFFPEPDVHIIAEPGRYYVASAYTLATNVHSKRDLINPKDGSITSVMYYVNDGVYGSFNCILYDHMKVTPVPLKAAGLEMRPCSVWGPTCDGLDQIVESTLLPEMDIGDWLIFENMGAYTLPVASPFNGFPVPKVHTVIDVQGWLLLRDRLPMTENHFVIGNTPANLHLGLSIDGQGNIDEWDEVHMPVSSSDDEIMDDHTSHSTVGSSITYPFLQMGQVN; from the exons ATGCAGCTGGGTAAACTTGATGAACGTATTCATGTCATGGATGCCAGTTCAAACGTCTGGAGCGTCATAAAGGATATCGCAGAGTCAGGA GTCCAAGAGGAAGCATTCTACGTCTGTGACATTGGTGACATAATAAGCAGACACAAGGAATGGAAAATCAAAATGCCAAGAGTCCAGCCATACTATG CGGTGAAATGCAATGATAGCCTCACTGTGATTGAGGTTCTGGCTGCACTTGGAACTTGCTTTGATTGTGCTTCAAAG GCGGAAATTGACAGAGTTGTTTCTGTTGGTGTCGACCCAAGCCATATTATTTTTGCGAATCCTGCAAAACCTGGATCGCACATTCGCCACGCAGCAGCTGTAGGTGTTGATCTGATGACTTTTGACAGTGACTGTGAGCTACACAAAATCAAAACCCTATTTCCTACTGCCAA GCTGGTGCTACGTATGCGGTATGATGCTGCCGTTGCACAATGCCAGCTTGGGAATAAGTTTGGATGTGACCCAGACTCCGATGCACCACGCCTTATGAAACTGGCTCAGTCATTGGACCTAGACATTGTGGGCATCAGTTTCCACGTCGGCTCTGGCTGTGACGATCCACCAGTATTCTACAAAGCCATTTCTGCCGCTCGAAGACTTTTTGATCTGGGGTCTGCTCTTGGGTTCTCCATGAGTTTACTTGACCTTGGTGGTGGCTATCCTGGCAACAAGGGTGCCCATTTAGACAAG ATTGCAGAGGTGGTGAACAGTGCCCTCGGAGAGTTCTTTCCTGAACCAGATGTTCACATAATTGCAGAACCAGGACGTTATTATGTTGCCTCAGCTTATACTCTTGCTACAAATGTTCACTCCAAGAGAGATCTTATCAACCCAAAGGATGGGTCCATCACATCAGTCATGTACTATGTAAATGATGGAGTGTACGGCAGTTTTAATTGCATTCTCTATGATCACATGAAAGTGACACCAGTGCCTCTCAAA GCAGCTGGACTTGAAATGCGTCCGTGTTCTGTCTGGGGACCAACTTGTGATGGCCTGGATCAAATAGTTGAATCTACTTTGCTGCCGGAGATGGATATAGGAGACTGGTTGATTTTTGAGAATATGGGTGCTTACACACTGCCTGTGGCGTCTCCATTCAATGGCTTCCCTGTTCCCAAAGTGCATACTGTGATTGACGTCCAAGGCTG GCTGCTACTCAGGGACCGACTACCGATGACGGAGAATCATTTTGTTATTGGAAACACGCCAGCAAATCTACACCTGGGTCTATCCATAGATGGTCAAGGCAACATTGATGAGTGGGATGAAGTTCACATGCCTGTTTCATCTTCTGATGATGAGATTATGGATGATCACACGTCACATTCAACTGTGGGCTCAAGCATCACATATCCATTCCTTCAGATGGGACAAGTTAATTAG